GCAGAAGACTATCTGTCCCGGAAAGAGCTCCGACAATCCCTTTTCAGCTTCCACAATCTCGCAGTAAGGTGGGTAAATGCTGCTTACAGTGACGAGGTTGAACTTCTCTATCCCCGCATCTCTCAGAGCGAGTTCAAAGCTCACCAGAGGGTCGGTGTGCCTGCCAACGCCTTTGGTGAAGAACACTTTTCTCGGCAGCAATTTGGGTGGAGAAATTACCTGAGTTTCGCTTCTGGGCTCTGAGACTCCCTTAATCCCGTCCAATCCTTCGTTAATCGCCTCGAACATTTCCGTACACCTTACGGTTTAGTATACGCTGAGTATTTAAGCATTGCTTTAATTTGATTTGCCAGATGCTGATAAAATTCCACAAAACGTAACTAAATCGAAATCAGGCCATTTTTAGCGATATTTTGCACGAAAATTAAAATCTGGAATAAAAATTTTGATTAAGAGATAAATAATAAAATTAAAATTAGGAAATTAATTATTTGACATTCGTATAAAAATTCTGAACCGATAACCAGATGATAAGATTTATATCATCTGTGTAAGACTTTAATAACATGATTTTAGTCGGTGACGGCGAGGATTTGGAGCCTCCGGATGATTTTTTAAGGCGAGAGGTGGCTGACAGCGTTTTAAATTTGCTTGGCGACTATAGATTTTTGACAAAGGGCTATTTTGTGTCTCTGCATGCTGAAGAAAATGGCTGTGAGGTTTTTCCTCCCGTCAAAAACGCCCTCGATGCGTACAGAGCGCCTCTTTTCATGAACGCCGTGAGGAAGCTCGGTCTGGAAACGCCTGAGTTCAGCATTCGCTCAGAACCTAAATTCGAGCGAGGAGTGCTTTTACCACTGAACCCATTCTCCAAGAACTCAGCAAAGGTTGTGAAAACCAGCCATCAGTATGCAAAAGCCTTCAAAAGGTTAAGCATGAACCGCTATCCAGTGGTGCAGGTGAAATCCGAAAAAT
The nucleotide sequence above comes from Archaeoglobus fulgidus DSM 4304. Encoded proteins:
- a CDS encoding pyruvoyl-dependent arginine decarboxylase produces the protein MFEAINEGLDGIKGVSEPRSETQVISPPKLLPRKVFFTKGVGRHTDPLVSFELALRDAGIEKFNLVTVSSIYPPYCEIVEAEKGLSELFPGQIVFCVMSRMTSNEQGKRIFASVGAAIPPDPSLNGYLTEYHGYCNGEDAGRHAEESAAYMLKTAFEIEPARTFNITVEADVEDCTTVVAAAVFVI
- a CDS encoding RimK-like ATPgrasp N-terminal domain-containing protein; its protein translation is MILVGDGEDLEPPDDFLRREVADSVLNLLGDYRFLTKGYFVSLHAEENGCEVFPPVKNALDAYRAPLFMNAVRKLGLETPEFSIRSEPKFERGVLLPLNPFSKNSAKVVKTSHQYAKAFKRLSMNRYPVVQVKSEKYDSFNLYLWRADKEEYNFIAEKIFKGLRIPLGKVLVDVTDGMAKPFYFMPVEKGEINLRLVFEVLYENCLLR